ATCGTTGAGATCCACCAGGGCGGCGTCGACGGCGTCCATGCTGGTGCCGGTCATCAGGCCGATATAGGTGCGCGGGCCCATGGGGCGAGATCCTCCGGGTTGGCAGCGCTCGCGACATGGTACGCCCCTTGGGAGCACGGTTGCAGGCGCATGCGCGCACGGAATTGCATCCTGTTAGAATCCCGTCCTCGTTCAACCTTTCTCAGAGATAGCATCATGGTGGATGTGGATGCGGCCCTGGCAGAGCTGACCCGGGGTACCGATGAAGTACTGGTGGAATCCGAACTGAAGGAGCGTCTGGGTGCCGGGCGCACCCTGCGTATCAAGGCGGGATTCGATCCGACAGCGCCGGACCTGCACCTGGGGCACACAGTGCTGATCAACAAGTTGCGGCAGTTCCAGGATCTCGGTCATGAAGTCTACTTCCTTATCGGAGACTTCACCGGGATGATCGGCGACCCCTCCGGCAAGAGCGCCACGCGCAAACCGCTGACGCCCGAGGAGGTCAGCGCCAACGCGCGCACGTATCAAGAGCAGGTCTTCCGCATTCTTGATCCCGAACGCACCCGGGTGGTGTTCAACTCCCATTGGATGAATGCGTTCTCCGCCACCGACATGATACAGCTCGCCGCGCGGCACACGGTGGCGCGCATGCTTGAGCGCGACGACTTCCACAAGCGTTACACCTCAGGGCAGGCCATCGCGATTCACGAGTTCCTCTATCCGCTGATCCAGGGCTACGACTCGGTGGAACTCAAGGCGGACGTTGAACTCGGCGGTACGGACCAGAAGTTCAACCTGCTGGTGGGGCGGCAGCTGCAACAGTCCTACGGGCAGTCCGCGCAGGTGGTCATGACGGTGCCCATCCTCGAGGGGCTGGACGGGGTGCAGAAGATGTCGAAGTCCCTGAACAACTATGTGGGCATTCAGGAGCCGGCGGACGATATGTTCGGCAAGCTCATGTCTATCTCCGACGATCTCATGTGGCGCTACTTCGAACTGCTCAGCCTGAAGACCGGCCCGCAGGTGGACCGGCTTCGGCAGGAGGCGGCCGACGGCCGCAATCCCAGGGACATCAAGTTCCTCCTGGCCGAGGAGCTGGTCACCCGCTTCCACGATACCGACGCGGCCAGCCGCGCCCGGGAGAACTTCGTTGCCCGGTTCCAGCAGGGCGTCATGCCTGAAGACAT
The DNA window shown above is from Aquisalimonas sp. 2447 and carries:
- the tyrS gene encoding tyrosine--tRNA ligase, which produces MVDVDAALAELTRGTDEVLVESELKERLGAGRTLRIKAGFDPTAPDLHLGHTVLINKLRQFQDLGHEVYFLIGDFTGMIGDPSGKSATRKPLTPEEVSANARTYQEQVFRILDPERTRVVFNSHWMNAFSATDMIQLAARHTVARMLERDDFHKRYTSGQAIAIHEFLYPLIQGYDSVELKADVELGGTDQKFNLLVGRQLQQSYGQSAQVVMTVPILEGLDGVQKMSKSLNNYVGIQEPADDMFGKLMSISDDLMWRYFELLSLKTGPQVDRLRQEAADGRNPRDIKFLLAEELVTRFHDTDAASRARENFVARFQQGVMPEDIPEATVEAQGGDVPLPTLLRLAGLVGSSSDGQRMVRQGAVRIDGERVEDPGARLAAGGQYTIQVGKRRFARVTVVQENA